The genomic DNA CAACAGGTTTATTTGAACGCGCCCCCGAAACCTTTTGGACTCTCCTAGAAACCGCCCGCTTCACTGGGGACGTATGGGCCGTTCCCGAAGGAACCCCCATCTTTGCCAATCAGCCGATTTTGCGAATTGAGGCCCCCTTGTGGCAAGCCCAACTGGTAGAAACCTATGTGCTGAACGCCATTAACTACCAAACCCTCGTCGCAACGCGGGCGGCTAGAATGCGGGATTTAACGGGATCGGACTGCAAGTTACTAGAATTTGGCACCCGACGCGCCTTTAGCCCCCAAGCCTCGCTATGGGCTGCCCGCGCCGCCTTAGCCGCCGGGTTTGATGCCACCTCCAACGTTTTAGCAGCCTTCAAACTGGGAGAACAACCTTCAGGAACAATGGCGCATTCCCTCGTCATGGCCCTTTGTGCCCTTCAGGGAAGCGAAGAGGCTGCCTTTAGCGCCTTTCACCGCTATTTCCCCGACGCCCCCCTGCTGATCGATACCTACGACACCTTAGAGGCAGCCAAACGCCTCGCCCAACAGGTAAAGTTAGGCAAAATTCAGTTAAGTGGCATTCGCATCGACTCTGGCGACTTGGTTAGCCTGTCTCAGCAGATCCGCCAACTGTTACCCGATATCTCGATTTTTGCTAGCGGTGATATTGACGAACTCGAAATTGTTCGCCTGCAAACGGCAGGTGCTAGCATTGACGGCTATGGTGTTGGCACCAAATTAGTTACGGGTTCCCCGGTGAATGGCGTTTACAAGTTGGTGGAAATTAGCGATATTCCGACGATGAAACAGTCGAGTGCAAAGGCGACATTTCCCGGCCGCAAGCAAGTTTTCCGCCGAGTGGAGAATGGCACCCTGGTGGCCGATCGTTTAGGCTTGGCGACAGAAGCCCCAGAAGCGGGCGAACAACCGCTATTACAGCAGGTGATGCACCAAGGAGATCGCACTTTGACCCGCGAATCTCTGTCTACCCTGCGCCAGCGTACGGCCCAGAATGTCTCTCAACTCCCCGCTTCTGCGCGTCGCTTAGATGGGGCGATCGCAATTCCTGTTAAAATTTCTAACTCTCTCCAACAGCTTACCCAAGATGTCGAACGCTCACTTGCAGCTAGTTATGTCTAACCCCAGACACCCCAACCGGATCGCCCTGTTTGGTACCAGCGCCGATCCGCCGACGGCGGGCCATCAAACCATTCTCAACTGGCTGTCTCAAAATTACGATAGCGTGGTGGTTTGGGCATCCAATAACCCCTTTAAAACCCACCAAACGCCGTTAGAACACCGTTCGGCGATGCTGCTAATCTTGATTGAAGAAATCAATTGGCGGCACAATATTCATCTATACCCCGAACTGAGCAACCCGCGCACCTTTACTACGGTGGAAAAAGCCCAAACCTTTTGGCCCGACGCCGAGTTAACCCTGGTTATCGGTTCCGACTTGGTGCAACAGCTACCCCAG from Desertifilum tharense IPPAS B-1220 includes the following:
- a CDS encoding nicotinate phosphoribosyltransferase codes for the protein MDDPALNLLAEDYSLLTDLYQLTMSACYVGEGIDGRRASFELFVRQLPHPFGYLIAMGLEQALEYLEQLHFTPAQIAQLRATGLFERAPETFWTLLETARFTGDVWAVPEGTPIFANQPILRIEAPLWQAQLVETYVLNAINYQTLVATRAARMRDLTGSDCKLLEFGTRRAFSPQASLWAARAALAAGFDATSNVLAAFKLGEQPSGTMAHSLVMALCALQGSEEAAFSAFHRYFPDAPLLIDTYDTLEAAKRLAQQVKLGKIQLSGIRIDSGDLVSLSQQIRQLLPDISIFASGDIDELEIVRLQTAGASIDGYGVGTKLVTGSPVNGVYKLVEISDIPTMKQSSAKATFPGRKQVFRRVENGTLVADRLGLATEAPEAGEQPLLQQVMHQGDRTLTRESLSTLRQRTAQNVSQLPASARRLDGAIAIPVKISNSLQQLTQDVERSLAASYV
- a CDS encoding nicotinate-nucleotide adenylyltransferase; its protein translation is MSNPRHPNRIALFGTSADPPTAGHQTILNWLSQNYDSVVVWASNNPFKTHQTPLEHRSAMLLILIEEINWRHNIHLYPELSNPRTFTTVEKAQTFWPDAELTLVIGSDLVQQLPQWYRIAELLPQVQLLIIPRPGYPVNPADIEGLTEMGTQVAIADLDAPSVSSTAYRERGDTQALTPPIEDYIHREQLYAWQDAV